From one Conexibacter woesei Iso977N genomic stretch:
- a CDS encoding alpha/beta hydrolase, with protein MAALSALLATVALAPGAAHAQAGPRVPALDWQPCDTDVEGVPATVHFECATAAVPLDYSHPNRGTYHLALMKKPAVDAGKRLGSLFVNYGGPGGTAIDDTELYFSDQVRHQLFSTLNDQYDIVAVDPRGVGRSEGAMDCEANQITQGVYSLPFATPDTDPNTLLSKDQAYVRQCVRKNRAVLPYVTTANFARDLDLLRQSVGDKKLNFLGFSYGTFLGSTYAALFPDNLGRVVLDGPVDADSYINRPSKDLQAQTSAFERELSRFFAACAADQATCQGFGRGAGAGGETDPEVAFDALVAQADAHPIPVPAGNRYTDDLRPVTGDDILNATIGNLYRKEFWARYIVRDLVAAENDDGSGMRSDSDYQSGYDPESGTFDPLTDRYFLIGAVEQRYSSNIQHYFRLGRASYDSFDHFWFNTGYVELNYGIFPVRGNGVFRGPFTVPDTASTPLVVATTYDPATPYRGAKSLVRDLGNARLLTMVGDGHTAYGGESACIDEKVDDYLLGGTLPDAGTTCRQDVTFGVTSPYTNSLVAPKAAGAASGVRIGGPHERQDG; from the coding sequence ATGGCCGCGCTGAGCGCGCTGCTGGCGACGGTGGCGCTGGCGCCCGGCGCGGCGCACGCCCAGGCCGGCCCGAGGGTGCCGGCGCTCGACTGGCAGCCGTGCGACACCGACGTCGAGGGCGTGCCCGCCACCGTGCACTTCGAATGCGCGACCGCCGCCGTCCCGCTCGACTACAGCCATCCCAACCGCGGGACCTACCACCTCGCGTTGATGAAGAAGCCGGCCGTCGACGCCGGCAAGCGGCTCGGCTCGCTGTTCGTCAACTACGGCGGCCCCGGCGGCACCGCGATCGACGACACCGAGCTCTACTTCTCCGACCAGGTCCGCCACCAGCTCTTCTCGACGCTCAACGACCAGTACGACATCGTCGCGGTCGACCCGCGCGGCGTCGGCCGGTCCGAGGGCGCGATGGACTGCGAGGCCAACCAGATCACGCAGGGCGTCTACTCGCTGCCGTTCGCGACGCCGGACACGGACCCGAACACGCTGCTGAGCAAGGACCAGGCCTACGTCAGGCAGTGCGTCAGGAAGAACAGGGCCGTCCTGCCCTACGTGACGACCGCGAACTTCGCGCGCGACCTCGACCTGCTGCGCCAGTCGGTCGGCGACAAGAAGCTCAACTTCCTCGGGTTCTCCTACGGCACGTTCCTCGGCTCGACCTACGCGGCGCTGTTCCCGGACAACCTCGGCCGCGTCGTCCTCGACGGCCCGGTCGACGCCGACTCCTACATCAACCGCCCGAGCAAGGACCTGCAGGCGCAGACGAGCGCGTTCGAGCGTGAGCTGAGCCGCTTCTTCGCCGCCTGCGCGGCGGACCAGGCGACCTGCCAGGGCTTCGGCAGGGGTGCCGGCGCGGGCGGCGAGACCGACCCGGAGGTCGCGTTCGACGCGCTGGTGGCGCAGGCCGACGCGCACCCGATCCCGGTCCCGGCCGGCAACAGGTACACCGACGACCTGCGCCCGGTCACCGGCGACGACATCCTCAACGCCACGATCGGCAACCTGTACCGCAAGGAGTTCTGGGCCAGGTACATCGTCCGCGACCTCGTCGCCGCCGAGAACGACGACGGCAGCGGGATGCGCTCGGACTCCGACTACCAGAGCGGCTACGACCCCGAGAGCGGCACGTTCGACCCGCTGACCGACCGCTACTTCCTGATCGGCGCGGTCGAGCAGAGGTACAGCAGCAACATCCAGCACTACTTCCGGCTGGGCAGGGCGTCGTATGACTCCTTCGACCACTTCTGGTTCAACACCGGCTACGTCGAGCTCAACTACGGGATCTTCCCGGTCAGGGGCAACGGGGTCTTCCGCGGGCCGTTCACGGTGCCGGACACGGCATCGACGCCGCTGGTCGTCGCGACGACCTACGACCCGGCGACGCCCTACCGCGGGGCCAAGAGCCTGGTCAGGGACCTCGGCAACGCGCGGCTGCTGACGATGGTCGGCGACGGCCACACCGCCTACGGCGGCGAGTCGGCGTGCATCGACGAGAAGGTCGACGACTACCTGCTCGGCGGCACGCTCCCCGACGCGGGCACCACCTGCAGGCAGGACGTCACGTTCGGCGTGACGTCGCCCTACACGAACTCGCTCGTCGCGCCGAAGGCGGCCGGCGCCGCGAGCGGCGTGCGGATCGGCGGCCCGCACGAGCGCCAGGACGGCTAG
- a CDS encoding flavin-containing monooxygenase produces the protein MTATQQDETPVNGTTPRHVRVGILGAGFGGLGMAIRLAQQGERDFLVFEKAADVGGTWWANTYPGCQCDIPSHLYSFSFAPNPNWTRTYPKQPELRDYLRKVATDHGVYDRIRLNTEVTAAAWDEEQARWRITTNNGEYTADVVVAAPGPLSAPSLPDIPGLDTFAGTTFHTATWNHDHDLRGERVAVVGTGASAIQAVPYIAEQAAHTDVIQRTPPWVVPHRDRPITKVERFLYRTFPPLQRAVRAGVYFSRELLVPGLVYRPRLLGLVEKVARKHISDQVQDPELRAKVTPDYTIGCKRILPSNKWYPALSRADVDLVTDGIAEVKPNGYVTTDGTLHEVDTIIFATGFYVTDIPLANIVTGTGGARLAEVWHRSPQAYRGTAMAGFPNLFLLVGPNVGLGHNSIVFMIEAQLNYVMGALKAMRERGAGRVEVKPAALESYNDGLQAKMGDTVWNSGGCASWYIDANGKNTTIWPDFTFNFWRQTREFDPAAYTLQPVRSGTAAAPALAS, from the coding sequence ATGACCGCAACACAGCAGGACGAGACCCCCGTCAACGGCACGACGCCGCGCCACGTGCGCGTCGGGATCCTCGGCGCCGGCTTCGGCGGCCTCGGCATGGCGATCCGGCTGGCCCAGCAGGGCGAGCGCGACTTCCTCGTCTTCGAGAAGGCCGCCGACGTCGGCGGCACGTGGTGGGCCAACACCTACCCCGGCTGCCAGTGCGACATCCCGTCGCACCTGTACTCGTTCAGCTTCGCGCCCAACCCGAACTGGACGCGCACCTACCCCAAGCAGCCCGAGCTGCGCGACTACCTGCGCAAGGTCGCCACCGACCACGGCGTCTACGACCGCATCCGCCTCAACACCGAGGTCACGGCCGCCGCCTGGGACGAGGAGCAGGCGCGCTGGCGCATCACCACCAACAACGGCGAGTACACCGCCGACGTCGTCGTCGCCGCGCCCGGCCCGCTGAGCGCGCCGTCGCTGCCCGACATCCCGGGCCTCGACACGTTCGCGGGCACGACCTTCCACACCGCGACGTGGAACCACGACCACGACCTGCGTGGCGAGCGCGTCGCGGTCGTCGGCACCGGCGCGAGCGCGATCCAGGCGGTCCCGTACATCGCCGAGCAGGCCGCGCACACCGACGTCATCCAGCGCACGCCGCCGTGGGTCGTCCCCCACCGCGATCGCCCGATCACGAAGGTCGAGCGGTTCCTGTACCGCACGTTCCCGCCGCTGCAGCGCGCGGTCCGCGCCGGCGTCTACTTCAGCCGCGAGCTGCTCGTCCCGGGCCTCGTCTACCGCCCCAGGCTGCTGGGCCTGGTCGAGAAGGTCGCGCGCAAGCACATCTCCGACCAGGTCCAGGACCCGGAGCTGCGGGCCAAGGTCACGCCGGACTACACGATCGGCTGCAAGCGGATCCTGCCGTCCAACAAGTGGTACCCGGCGCTGTCGCGCGCCGACGTCGACCTCGTCACCGACGGCATCGCCGAGGTCAAGCCGAACGGCTACGTGACGACCGACGGCACGCTGCACGAGGTCGACACCATCATCTTCGCGACCGGCTTCTACGTCACCGACATCCCGCTGGCCAACATCGTCACCGGGACCGGCGGCGCCAGGCTCGCCGAGGTCTGGCACCGCTCGCCGCAGGCCTACCGCGGCACCGCGATGGCCGGCTTCCCGAACCTGTTCCTGCTCGTCGGGCCGAACGTCGGCCTCGGCCACAACTCGATCGTGTTCATGATCGAGGCCCAGCTCAACTACGTCATGGGCGCGCTGAAGGCGATGCGCGAGCGCGGCGCCGGCCGCGTCGAGGTCAAGCCGGCCGCGCTGGAGTCCTACAACGACGGGCTGCAGGCCAAGATGGGCGACACGGTGTGGAACTCCGGCGGCTGCGCGTCGTGGTACATCGACGCCAACGGCAAGAACACCACGATCTGGCCCGACTTCACCTTCAACTTCTGGCGCCAGACGCGGGAGTTCGACCCGGCCGCCTACACGCTGCAGCCCGTGCGCTCGGGCACCGCGGCGGCGCCCGCGCTGGCCTCGTAG
- a CDS encoding TetR/AcrR family transcriptional regulator, whose product MSVQRETSQPLRVLPRGRHAAPREVVAESQRERVLVAMADAVADKGYNNASVADVIERAGISRRSFYEHFANKEEAFLAAYDAGVGGLLEAIAEAEDEAGVTAGGAGDGGLLARAHAGTEVYLQLLADNPAFARTFLIEVLGAGPDALARRDAVHERFAERMAATFDAIAAQVPDLPRPNAYVFRAAVGAIHELVTDCLLKRGAEALPELLPAILEIELRLLSGRVPEPPRR is encoded by the coding sequence ATGAGCGTCCAGCGGGAAACGTCCCAGCCCCTGCGCGTCCTGCCCCGAGGGCGCCACGCCGCGCCGCGCGAGGTCGTCGCGGAGTCCCAGCGCGAGCGCGTCCTGGTCGCGATGGCCGACGCCGTGGCCGACAAGGGCTACAACAACGCGTCGGTCGCCGACGTGATCGAGCGGGCCGGCATCTCGCGGCGCTCGTTCTACGAGCACTTCGCCAACAAGGAGGAGGCGTTCCTCGCCGCCTACGACGCCGGCGTCGGCGGGCTGCTGGAGGCGATCGCCGAGGCCGAGGACGAGGCGGGCGTGACGGCCGGCGGCGCGGGGGACGGCGGGCTGCTCGCGCGCGCCCATGCGGGGACCGAGGTCTACCTGCAGCTGCTGGCCGACAACCCGGCCTTCGCGCGCACGTTCCTGATCGAGGTGCTCGGCGCGGGGCCGGACGCGCTGGCGCGCCGGGACGCGGTCCACGAGCGCTTCGCCGAGCGGATGGCCGCGACGTTCGACGCGATCGCCGCGCAGGTCCCGGACCTGCCCCGACCCAATGCCTATGTGTTCCGCGCCGCGGTCGGCGCGATCCACGAGCTGGTGACCGACTGCCTGCTCAAGCGCGGGGCGGAAGCGTTGCCCGAGCTGCTGCCCGCGATCCTGGAGATCGAGCTGCGGCTGCTGAGCGGGCGCGTGCCGGAACCACCGCGCCGGTGA
- a CDS encoding TetR/AcrR family transcriptional regulator, producing the protein MPRPALTAEQRTEQEARQLRQLLRGMAACLRAQPFAHTTIADVVRAARVSKSTFYAHFADKEACYVALYSAAVDNVLKAMREADAAATEAGLSWREHLDAVNAAYLSTLAIGGGMTRSMLVEFQTAGPSAQAMRREVFDRYVRLMRGVCDALRADEPALNPVQPGLALAVVGGVDEIVVRAIESEGVEAIAALGDIATGLWAAVLTGAVVPARARSAAAARSPGSRAAARATLPPRA; encoded by the coding sequence ATGCCACGTCCCGCCCTGACAGCCGAGCAGCGCACCGAGCAGGAGGCCAGGCAGCTGCGCCAGCTCCTGCGCGGCATGGCCGCGTGCCTGCGCGCGCAGCCGTTCGCGCACACGACGATCGCCGACGTCGTCCGCGCCGCGCGCGTGAGCAAGTCCACGTTCTACGCGCACTTCGCCGACAAGGAGGCGTGCTACGTCGCGCTCTACTCCGCAGCGGTCGACAACGTCCTGAAGGCGATGCGCGAGGCCGACGCCGCGGCGACCGAGGCGGGCCTGTCCTGGCGCGAGCACCTCGACGCGGTCAACGCCGCCTACCTCTCGACGCTGGCGATCGGCGGCGGCATGACGCGCTCGATGCTCGTCGAGTTCCAGACCGCCGGGCCGTCGGCCCAGGCGATGCGCCGCGAGGTCTTCGACCGCTACGTGCGCCTGATGCGCGGCGTCTGCGACGCGCTGCGCGCCGACGAACCGGCGCTGAACCCGGTCCAGCCGGGCCTCGCGCTCGCGGTCGTCGGCGGCGTCGACGAGATCGTCGTGCGGGCGATCGAGTCCGAGGGCGTCGAGGCGATCGCCGCGCTCGGCGACATCGCGACCGGCCTCTGGGCCGCCGTGCTCACCGGCGCGGTGGTTCCGGCACGCGCCCGCTCAGCAGCCGCAGCTCGATCTCCAGGATCGCGGGCAGCAGCTCGGGCAACGCTTCCGCCCCGCGCTTGA
- a CDS encoding QsdR family transcriptional regulator: MTTDASTTLTPLRRQLAGEAADRSPAALDAFLAARRRFVAGERLDMTALAAELGVNRVTLYRWVGSREQLLVEVVWSLARRTLDDLIAAHPRGADRQVRILMGFLEATLSHPGMQRWLGEEGESAMRLLTRHDTDFQPRLIAAVESLLDPDDPDRHEVAYALVRVIESYTYLDLITGEPPEAERAEPIFRRLLQSQRA; the protein is encoded by the coding sequence GTGACGACGGACGCGAGCACGACGCTGACGCCGCTGCGCCGCCAGCTCGCGGGGGAGGCGGCGGACCGCTCGCCCGCCGCCCTGGACGCGTTCCTCGCCGCCCGCCGCCGCTTCGTCGCCGGCGAGCGCCTCGACATGACCGCGCTGGCCGCCGAGCTGGGCGTCAACCGCGTGACGCTGTACCGCTGGGTCGGCTCGCGCGAGCAGCTGCTGGTCGAGGTGGTGTGGTCGCTGGCGCGCCGCACGCTCGACGACCTGATCGCCGCGCACCCCCGCGGCGCCGACCGCCAGGTCCGGATCCTGATGGGCTTCCTGGAGGCGACGCTGTCACACCCGGGCATGCAGCGCTGGTTGGGCGAGGAGGGCGAGTCGGCGATGCGGCTGCTGACCCGTCACGACACGGACTTCCAGCCCCGCCTGATCGCGGCGGTCGAGTCGCTGCTCGACCCCGACGACCCGGACCGCCACGAGGTCGCCTACGCCCTGGTCCGCGTGATCGAGTCCTACACCTACCTCGACCTGATCACCGGCGAGCCACCGGAGGCCGAGCGGGCGGAGCCGATCTTCCGCCGTCTGCTGCAAAGCCAGCGCGCCTGA
- a CDS encoding hydroxymethylglutaryl-CoA reductase codes for MPRVPVPRDREDDYTRDAATRRREFLTERSGAALEHVGNYSFDPGVLPGNIEHFTGVAQVPIGVAGPLLVNGEHAQGEFYVPLATAEGTLVASYNRGMKLLHEAGGVTTTIVEDHMQRAPSFIFPSAREARAFGQWLVERFEDIAAVAEGTTSTGKLKDIEQYSASRIIYTRFNYTTGDAAGQNLTGKATQAACNWIAAEYPGIEQYFLESNFATDKKTSQVNMLHTRGKRVVAEATIPDALLKSVMNSSSELMFRARQVSNLGGFMSGVNNNGAHSANGITAIFIATGQDVANVAESSAAFVHAELRPNGDYYYSITIPSLIVASYGGGTGLATQRECLELLGCYGDGKVRKLAEIIAATVLCGELSLGSAIVAEEWVKAHDAYGRNRP; via the coding sequence GTGCCCCGAGTTCCCGTTCCGCGCGACCGCGAGGACGACTACACCCGTGACGCCGCGACGAGGCGGCGTGAGTTCCTGACGGAGCGTTCCGGCGCGGCGCTGGAGCATGTCGGGAACTACTCGTTCGACCCCGGCGTGTTGCCCGGCAACATCGAGCACTTCACGGGTGTCGCGCAGGTCCCGATCGGCGTCGCGGGGCCGCTGCTGGTCAACGGCGAGCATGCGCAGGGTGAGTTCTACGTGCCGTTGGCGACGGCCGAGGGGACGCTGGTCGCGTCCTACAACCGCGGCATGAAGCTGCTGCACGAGGCCGGCGGGGTCACGACGACGATCGTCGAGGACCACATGCAGCGCGCGCCGTCGTTCATCTTCCCGAGCGCTCGCGAGGCGCGAGCGTTCGGTCAGTGGCTGGTGGAGCGCTTCGAGGACATCGCCGCGGTGGCGGAGGGTACGACGAGCACGGGCAAGTTGAAGGACATCGAGCAGTACTCGGCGTCGCGCATCATCTACACGCGCTTCAACTACACGACGGGCGACGCAGCGGGTCAGAACCTGACCGGCAAGGCGACGCAGGCGGCGTGCAACTGGATCGCGGCCGAGTACCCCGGGATCGAGCAGTACTTCCTGGAGTCGAACTTCGCCACCGACAAGAAGACCTCGCAGGTCAACATGCTGCACACGCGCGGCAAGCGCGTGGTGGCCGAGGCGACGATCCCGGACGCGCTGCTCAAGAGCGTCATGAACTCGTCGTCGGAGCTGATGTTCCGCGCGCGCCAGGTCAGCAACCTCGGCGGCTTCATGTCGGGCGTCAACAACAACGGCGCGCACTCGGCCAACGGCATCACGGCGATCTTCATCGCCACCGGCCAGGACGTCGCCAACGTCGCGGAGTCCAGCGCCGCGTTCGTGCACGCGGAGCTGCGCCCGAACGGCGACTACTACTACTCGATCACGATCCCGTCGCTGATCGTGGCGAGCTACGGCGGCGGCACCGGCCTGGCGACGCAGCGCGAGTGCCTGGAGCTGCTGGGCTGCTACGGCGACGGCAAGGTCCGCAAGCTCGCCGAGATCATCGCGGCGACCGTGCTGTGCGGCGAGCTGTCGCTGGGCTCGGCGATCGTCGCCGAGGAGTGGGTCAAGGCGCACGACGCCTACGGGCGCAACCGCCCGTAG
- a CDS encoding nitroreductase family deazaflavin-dependent oxidoreductase, translated as MARSKGPLGRLTSLAKPPAPGTPLFRAWTVLADLNTFMYRKSGGRIGGSMDRAPVLLLHHKGARSGQERVAPLLYLDDGDDLVIVASYGGAPKNPAWLHNLRAHPETTVEVGRERRTVTAREATAQERERLWPALLDLYPAYGDYQARTERTIPLVVLSARP; from the coding sequence ATGGCGCGATCGAAGGGCCCGCTGGGCCGCCTCACCTCGCTGGCCAAGCCGCCGGCGCCGGGCACGCCGCTGTTCAGGGCGTGGACCGTGCTCGCGGACCTCAACACCTTCATGTACCGCAAGAGCGGCGGCCGGATCGGCGGCTCGATGGACCGCGCCCCGGTCCTGTTGTTGCATCACAAGGGCGCCAGGAGCGGCCAGGAGCGCGTCGCGCCGCTGCTCTACCTCGACGACGGCGACGACCTCGTGATCGTCGCCTCCTACGGCGGCGCGCCCAAGAACCCGGCCTGGCTGCACAACCTCCGCGCGCATCCGGAGACGACCGTCGAGGTCGGGCGCGAGCGGCGCACGGTCACCGCGCGCGAGGCGACGGCGCAGGAGCGCGAGCGGCTCTGGCCCGCGCTGCTGGACCTCTACCCCGCCTACGGCGACTACCAGGCGCGCACCGAGCGGACGATCCCGCTCGTCGTGCTCAGCGCGCGCCCCTAG
- a CDS encoding dihydrodipicolinate synthase family protein codes for MPSDYRPAGLLVPVVTPFGSDGAVDIRALERLCAELLEAGASGIVALGTTGEPTSLDAAEQAAVVAAVGRVTAEHGADLVVGAGTNDTRTTIANHQALAGIPGVSASLAMTPYYVRPSEAGIVEHFRAVAAASPVPVLAYNVPYRTGRGLGAPALLELAAIPNVAGLKQAVGALDADTLELLAAAPDGFSVLGGDDAFLFPTMLMGGTGAIAASGHLATERFAAMLAAGADGDVAAGRPHAEALLPLVQALFAEPSPAVMKALLHEQGRIPTPDVRLPHLNATPAGVERGRAALQAALAGAGDPA; via the coding sequence ATGCCCTCCGACTACCGACCCGCCGGCCTGCTCGTCCCCGTCGTGACCCCGTTCGGGTCCGACGGCGCGGTCGACATCAGGGCGCTGGAGCGGCTGTGCGCCGAGCTGCTGGAAGCGGGCGCGTCCGGGATCGTCGCGCTCGGGACGACCGGCGAGCCGACGTCGCTGGACGCCGCCGAGCAGGCGGCGGTCGTCGCGGCCGTCGGGCGCGTGACCGCCGAGCACGGCGCCGACCTCGTCGTCGGGGCCGGGACCAACGACACGCGCACGACGATCGCCAACCACCAGGCGCTCGCCGGCATCCCCGGCGTCTCCGCCTCGCTGGCGATGACGCCGTACTACGTGCGCCCGTCCGAGGCCGGGATCGTCGAGCACTTCCGCGCGGTCGCCGCCGCGTCGCCGGTCCCGGTCCTCGCCTACAACGTGCCCTACCGGACCGGCCGTGGCCTCGGCGCCCCCGCGCTGCTGGAGCTGGCGGCGATCCCGAACGTGGCGGGCCTCAAGCAGGCCGTCGGCGCGCTCGACGCCGACACGCTCGAGCTGCTCGCCGCCGCGCCGGACGGCTTCTCGGTCCTGGGCGGCGACGACGCGTTCCTGTTCCCCACGATGTTGATGGGCGGCACCGGCGCGATCGCCGCGTCCGGCCACCTGGCGACCGAGCGCTTCGCGGCGATGCTCGCCGCGGGCGCCGACGGCGACGTCGCGGCTGGGCGGCCGCACGCCGAGGCGCTGCTGCCGCTGGTCCAGGCGCTGTTCGCCGAGCCGAGCCCGGCCGTGATGAAGGCCCTGCTGCACGAGCAGGGCCGGATCCCGACGCCGGACGTCCGGCTGCCGCATCTCAACGCGACGCCGGCCGGCGTGGAGCGCGGCCGCGCCGCCCTTCAGGCGGCGCTGGCCGGCGCGGGCGACCCCGCCTAG
- a CDS encoding RNA polymerase sigma factor yields the protein MLLVEAEARVFTITSESLDELWRSHAPGVAVFIARRTLDAGVAADLTAETFAQAYMKRHQFRGASREAAVGWLYAIARHQVSHFVRRHRAEARAMARLGIEPPPAGPDELRRFEDRDGRSELRRRIVTQLQALSPEQQQALRLRVLDELSYAQMAARLGIDERAVRARVSRAIRTLASRLAPEVRELRELL from the coding sequence GTGCTGCTGGTTGAAGCCGAAGCCCGGGTCTTCACGATCACGAGCGAGTCGTTGGACGAGCTGTGGCGCTCGCACGCGCCCGGCGTCGCGGTGTTCATCGCGCGCAGGACGCTCGACGCGGGCGTCGCCGCCGACCTGACCGCCGAGACGTTCGCCCAGGCCTACATGAAGCGCCACCAGTTCCGGGGCGCCTCGCGCGAAGCCGCGGTCGGCTGGCTCTACGCGATCGCGCGCCACCAGGTCAGCCACTTCGTCCGCCGCCACCGCGCCGAGGCGCGCGCCATGGCACGCCTGGGCATCGAGCCGCCGCCCGCCGGGCCGGACGAGCTGCGGCGCTTCGAGGACCGCGACGGCCGCAGCGAGCTGCGCCGCAGGATCGTCACGCAGCTGCAGGCGCTGTCGCCCGAGCAGCAGCAGGCGCTGCGCCTGCGCGTCCTCGACGAGCTCAGCTACGCGCAGATGGCCGCTCGCCTCGGGATCGACGAGCGCGCGGTCCGCGCCCGCGTCTCGCGCGCGATCCGGACGCTCGCCTCGCGGCTGGCGCCCGAGGTCCGCGAGTTGCGCGAGCTGCTCTGA
- a CDS encoding TetR/AcrR family transcriptional regulator produces MPDQPRKKRQREPYQLPAGRHGLSRQFVVANQRQRILAAVADVCHTAGYVSMSVEDIVVTSGVSRRTFYDNFRGKEDVYLAAYDEASKQLLETVYAAFDSAEGLVAKIRESLNAFLTFIAEEPAFADMCIVEVMAAGPAAIERRNQTMAAFATMIEKAAADELPKGKLPPALTAETLVGGIYEVVYSRVLGGRGEELPALLPDLLFSVLLPYVGQETAGSLLKNERRRSRPKASTKPAAE; encoded by the coding sequence TTGCCTGATCAGCCACGGAAGAAGCGTCAGCGCGAGCCGTACCAGCTTCCGGCCGGCCGCCACGGCCTGTCGAGGCAGTTCGTCGTCGCCAACCAGCGCCAGCGGATCCTGGCCGCGGTCGCCGACGTCTGCCACACCGCCGGCTACGTCTCGATGAGCGTCGAGGACATCGTCGTCACCTCCGGTGTCTCGCGCCGGACGTTCTACGACAACTTCCGCGGCAAGGAGGACGTCTACCTCGCCGCGTACGACGAGGCCTCCAAGCAGCTGCTGGAGACCGTCTACGCCGCCTTCGACAGCGCCGAGGGCCTGGTCGCCAAGATCCGCGAGTCGCTCAACGCGTTCCTGACGTTCATCGCCGAGGAGCCGGCGTTCGCCGACATGTGCATCGTCGAGGTCATGGCCGCCGGCCCGGCCGCGATCGAGCGCCGCAACCAGACGATGGCCGCCTTCGCGACGATGATCGAGAAGGCCGCCGCCGACGAGCTGCCGAAGGGCAAGCTGCCGCCGGCGCTGACCGCCGAGACGCTCGTCGGCGGGATCTACGAGGTCGTCTACTCGCGCGTCCTGGGTGGGCGCGGCGAGGAGCTGCCGGCGCTGCTGCCCGACCTGCTGTTCTCGGTCCTGCTGCCCTACGTGGGCCAGGAGACCGCGGGCTCGCTGCTCAAGAACGAGCGCCGCCGCAGCAGGCCCAAGGCCAGCACCAAGCCGGCCGCCGAGTAG
- a CDS encoding TetR/AcrR family transcriptional regulator, which yields MEQRNSHNRAPHQLPAGRHGLPRAFVVSNQRERILDAVLQAASRSGYAAMRIEDVIAVAGVSRRTFYDHFANKEEAFLAAYELVLDQLLSGVTSAFATGETWTSRVRRGLAAFLNLLAAEPVLAQVCVVEALAAGPRALARRSAAMEAFQALLQPPPDDTLATSTAPPVAVEAIVGGIYEVIYSRVTSQRTDELPTLLPSLLHSALLPFVGPEVAAAEYQRVTRSAAARAVPTP from the coding sequence GTGGAGCAGAGAAACTCCCACAACCGTGCGCCGCACCAGCTTCCGGCGGGCCGGCACGGGCTCCCGCGGGCGTTCGTGGTCTCCAACCAGCGCGAGCGGATCCTCGACGCGGTGCTCCAGGCGGCCAGCCGCTCAGGCTACGCCGCGATGCGCATCGAGGACGTGATCGCGGTCGCCGGCGTGTCCCGGCGCACGTTCTACGACCACTTCGCCAACAAGGAGGAGGCGTTCCTCGCCGCCTACGAGCTGGTCCTCGACCAGCTGCTCAGCGGCGTCACCTCGGCCTTCGCGACCGGCGAGACGTGGACCTCCCGGGTCCGCCGCGGCCTCGCCGCGTTCCTCAACCTCTTGGCCGCCGAGCCGGTGCTCGCCCAGGTCTGCGTCGTCGAGGCGCTGGCCGCGGGCCCGCGCGCTCTGGCTCGGCGCTCGGCGGCGATGGAGGCGTTCCAGGCGCTCCTCCAGCCTCCGCCGGACGACACGCTCGCGACCTCCACCGCCCCGCCCGTCGCCGTCGAGGCGATCGTCGGCGGCATCTACGAGGTCATCTACTCGCGCGTGACGTCCCAGCGCACGGACGAGCTGCCCACGCTGCTCCCGTCGCTCCTGCACAGCGCGCTCCTGCCCTTCGTCGGACCGGAAGTCGCGGCGGCCGAGTACCAGCGCGTGACGCGCTCGGCGGCCGCCCGCGCCGTCCCCACGCCATGA
- a CDS encoding TetR/AcrR family transcriptional regulator: MPAAAPALAALTRPVVLRHGAAAVPSAWPAVARSRILAAMAQCAAVNGFLDVTVDDVIVAAKASRRTFYEHFANREECLLATYDAIRDDTLRIVVEAGPALEPALGALLRYFAAWPAHARILCVDILAAGPTGLARHERTMTLLATEVVRYQDPSQRRAPGALRNDDVAHAVLGAVHRIVQRRLIDGRASTLPRLAPAICTLLAAERLVPAAS; encoded by the coding sequence TTGCCCGCCGCCGCCCCAGCGCTCGCCGCGCTCACCCGTCCCGTCGTCCTGCGCCATGGCGCCGCGGCGGTCCCCAGCGCGTGGCCCGCGGTCGCCCGCAGCCGGATCCTCGCCGCGATGGCGCAGTGCGCCGCGGTCAACGGGTTCCTCGACGTCACGGTCGACGACGTCATCGTCGCCGCGAAGGCCTCGCGGCGCACGTTCTACGAGCACTTCGCCAACCGCGAGGAGTGCCTGCTCGCCACCTACGACGCGATCCGCGACGACACGCTGCGGATCGTGGTCGAGGCCGGCCCCGCGCTCGAGCCCGCGCTCGGCGCGCTGCTGCGCTACTTCGCCGCGTGGCCCGCGCACGCGCGCATCCTCTGCGTCGACATCCTCGCCGCCGGCCCGACCGGGCTCGCGCGCCACGAGAGGACGATGACGCTGCTGGCGACCGAGGTCGTCCGGTACCAGGACCCGTCGCAGCGGCGCGCGCCCGGCGCGCTGCGCAACGACGACGTCGCCCACGCCGTGCTCGGCGCGGTGCACCGGATCGTCCAGCGCCGCCTGATCGACGGGCGCGCGTCGACGCTCCCGCGCCTGGCGCCGGCGATCTGCACCCTGTTGGCCGCCGAGCGGCTCGTCCCCGCAGCGTCGTAG